The DNA sequence ACTGGAGGAACTGTCCAAGGCTATGGGAAAAAAAGTTGTAACCCATGAATTGGGAAGGTATGCAGGAGCTATCGGAGCTGCTATTTTAGCTAAAAAAATAGAAAAAAACTAATGATAAGTAATTAAAACTTAGTCACGAATTACACAAATCAACACTAATATATCTCAAAGAGATCCATGTTCAAAGGATTTAAAAGAAAGAGATAGAACGCGAATGCTATCGCATACACGGAAAGAACTATGATGGCCACAGGTTTATTTTTTAGGTTAAAAAACCAAAAAAAAAGATTTTTATCTGTGTAGATTAAAGGGCTTTCAGTGTGTCTCAAAGAGATCCGCGTTCTATATATTTTATAATAATTAGTGTAATTTGTGACAAAAAAATAAAATTAAAGGAGAATGAACATGAAAAAAATATTATTGGTTTTAGGAATTGCAATTATGATGACGGTACAAACAATGGCATCCAGTGGAGTTAAAATTGTAGATATGAACTATGTGACAAAAAGATTAAACAGCAATGCAGTCATTATAGATGTGAGAAGTGAAGAAATATATAACGGGAAAACTCCGGGAAGAGGGATAAAAGGCGGTCATATCTTGAGCGCAATCAACGTGCCTCTCGATTCATTTATGGCTATAGAAGATGATTCGATAAAATTAGAATTACTTAAATCTAAGGGATTGACTCCAAAAACTGAAATTATCACATACTGCAACACAGGAAGAAAGAGCCAGGTTTTAGCAGAAGAATTGGCAAGATTGGGATATTCTGATGTAAATAACTACAAGGGCAGTATGAAAGAATGGGGAGGAGTTCCTGCAAATGTAGTTGTAGTTCAATAATTTAAGAGAGAAGATCAAAAATAGCAAATATGATAAAAAGAGGGTGGATATCACCAATTTTGCCTCCCTCTATTTTTTTCTGCAAATATTCAGGTAAATTTAGGAAAAAAAGCAACCTGATGCTACATCCAACAAGTCATAAGATTTTTATAAACTTAATTTATAATAAAAAAAATAAAAAACAGGGGGATAAATAATGAAAAATTTAAATGAAAACAGCTTACCGGAAAAATTCGAGGAATTCGGGGAAAAAAGAAGGGAAGGATTTCTTACTGTAAAGGAATTTAAAGACAGGGGAGAAAATGTCGTAGGAACATTTTGTACATATACTCCAAAAGAGGTTATATATGCAGCCAATGCTCACCCTATATCACTTTGTTCTGTCAGTGAGGAGACTATTCCTGCAGCAGAAAAACACCTGCCGAAGAATCTATGCCCGTTGGTAAAAGCCAGCTACGGGTTTGCTCTTACCGACAAATGCCCATATATGTATTTTGCCGACATGGTAGTAGGAGAAACCACCTGTGACGGAAAAAAGA is a window from the Psychrilyobacter piezotolerans genome containing:
- a CDS encoding rhodanese-like domain-containing protein, with product MKKILLVLGIAIMMTVQTMASSGVKIVDMNYVTKRLNSNAVIIDVRSEEIYNGKTPGRGIKGGHILSAINVPLDSFMAIEDDSIKLELLKSKGLTPKTEIITYCNTGRKSQVLAEELARLGYSDVNNYKGSMKEWGGVPANVVVVQ